In Agarivorans gilvus, one genomic interval encodes:
- a CDS encoding secretin N-terminal domain-containing protein, producing the protein MSKSVQLSLNYSNEQVVSVAAQEMPIIDFIHYSFGEVLGSSYVIDQSLNTFDKPITLNVPNALTERQFFELVISLLDANGVSYLYDNDVFFLHLKQENKSKPVTLGLGVNADSVPNTSDEIVQVVPLKYGIKISVERTLMQLVDAKITADFEQSALFIRGKRENVLRALDIVRILDSPANRGKHIGLLNLTFITVEDFSAQVATLLGNEGLSVAVGEHNNKNLVLVPLAQIGAVAIFSSHAEGVDRVRYWAKLLDKPSMVETRQYFIYHPRFARASDIGDSLAPLIAARSGGVTSSRTSSARNTSNNTQSSETTGQAPAKASAQIGAQSDFLTFVIDERSNAIVFYTSGKEYQAIIPLIERLDVMPKQVMLDVVIAEVSLTDEFSLGVEFALKSGSISLPSGFPGASGGLITSGATGGAFTISGADGALIATALQTNQFVNVLSNPSLLVRDGVTADMSVGTQISVVGSTVTDDVGSGDKSKTNVEYRKTGVEISVTPTVNAQGIVIMEIQEKISNEVKGAAGAEGNPNIFERTLKTEVVAESGQTIILAGLVSSDVSTNDNGVPVLKDIPGIGGLFKSQSKSNSKTELVMLVTPRVIHRTDQWKLITSDFQRGIDNIKFAQP; encoded by the coding sequence GTGTCTAAAAGCGTACAATTGTCTCTTAATTATAGTAACGAGCAGGTGGTGTCGGTAGCGGCCCAAGAAATGCCAATTATCGATTTTATCCACTACAGTTTTGGTGAAGTATTAGGGTCTAGCTATGTGATAGATCAAAGCCTAAATACCTTTGATAAACCTATCACCTTAAATGTACCCAACGCATTAACTGAACGGCAATTTTTTGAGCTGGTTATTAGCCTATTAGATGCCAATGGCGTGAGTTACTTATACGATAATGACGTATTCTTTTTACACTTAAAGCAAGAGAATAAAAGTAAACCTGTCACCTTGGGTTTGGGCGTTAACGCAGATAGTGTTCCCAATACCAGCGACGAAATTGTTCAGGTTGTGCCGCTAAAATATGGTATCAAAATCAGTGTAGAGCGAACCTTAATGCAATTGGTTGACGCTAAAATTACCGCTGATTTTGAACAAAGCGCGCTGTTTATCCGTGGTAAACGAGAAAATGTATTACGTGCGCTAGATATAGTTAGGATCCTCGATTCGCCAGCAAATCGAGGTAAACATATTGGCTTGTTAAATTTAACCTTTATAACTGTAGAAGATTTTTCTGCACAGGTAGCGACCTTGCTAGGCAATGAGGGTTTATCAGTCGCAGTCGGTGAGCATAACAACAAAAACTTAGTCTTGGTTCCGTTGGCCCAAATTGGTGCGGTGGCTATATTTTCGTCTCACGCCGAAGGTGTTGACCGGGTTCGTTATTGGGCAAAGCTGTTGGATAAACCGTCAATGGTAGAGACACGGCAGTATTTTATTTATCACCCTCGCTTTGCTAGGGCGTCTGATATTGGCGACAGCCTTGCGCCGTTAATCGCAGCCCGCAGTGGTGGAGTAACCAGTAGCAGAACGTCGAGCGCTCGTAATACCAGTAATAATACACAAAGCAGCGAAACAACAGGTCAGGCGCCGGCTAAAGCAAGCGCTCAAATAGGGGCGCAATCGGATTTTCTCACTTTTGTCATCGACGAAAGGTCAAATGCCATTGTTTTTTATACCTCGGGTAAAGAATATCAAGCGATAATCCCACTAATCGAGCGCTTAGACGTTATGCCTAAGCAAGTGATGTTAGACGTGGTAATTGCTGAGGTGAGCTTAACCGATGAGTTTAGTTTGGGGGTAGAGTTTGCCCTTAAAAGTGGCAGCATAAGTTTACCCTCGGGCTTTCCTGGGGCTTCAGGGGGATTAATTACCAGCGGTGCTACCGGTGGCGCTTTTACTATAAGTGGGGCTGACGGAGCGCTTATTGCTACTGCCTTGCAAACCAACCAGTTTGTCAACGTATTGTCTAACCCCTCTTTGCTGGTGCGTGACGGTGTTACAGCAGATATGTCTGTAGGTACCCAAATTTCAGTTGTCGGTTCCACAGTAACCGATGATGTTGGCTCTGGTGACAAATCCAAAACCAATGTTGAGTATCGCAAAACCGGTGTTGAAATTAGCGTTACCCCCACGGTTAATGCCCAAGGCATTGTTATCATGGAAATCCAAGAGAAAATATCTAACGAGGTGAAAGGCGCGGCAGGGGCAGAAGGTAACCCAAATATTTTTGAGCGTACCTTAAAAACCGAAGTTGTAGCAGAGAGCGGCCAAACTATTATATTGGCGGGCTTGGTATCGTCTGACGTATCTACTAACGATAATGGGGTG
- a CDS encoding GspMb/PilO family protein, with translation MTLLNNRKLLVSILAVLAVLRFVVVPIIDWQNTKASEIESLKSRLEKSKALVAQSDYLQSVKQQVDEQLNNQQQVFFHGDADSASQLKQLQNVEKLLKARELNLRSSRWLGKLDHDSYTELRLEINITGELIHFIQFISDLETQPLPRRFVEWRVNIKGMTETEMGRLTRGSAIIKILVSPTRQSGNTKEVDDV, from the coding sequence ATGACGCTGCTTAATAACCGTAAACTGTTAGTCAGCATTCTTGCCGTATTAGCAGTATTGCGATTCGTCGTAGTGCCTATTATTGATTGGCAAAATACTAAAGCCTCAGAGATCGAAAGTTTAAAAAGTCGCTTGGAGAAAAGCAAAGCACTGGTTGCGCAATCAGACTATCTCCAGAGTGTTAAGCAACAAGTAGATGAACAACTTAACAATCAGCAGCAGGTTTTCTTCCATGGTGATGCAGACAGTGCATCACAGCTAAAGCAATTACAGAATGTAGAAAAGTTATTAAAGGCTCGTGAGCTTAACTTAAGAAGCTCTCGTTGGTTAGGAAAGTTAGATCATGATAGTTATACAGAGCTTCGGCTAGAGATAAATATAACGGGTGAATTGATTCATTTTATTCAATTTATTTCAGATCTAGAAACGCAGCCATTACCGCGACGTTTTGTAGAGTGGAGGGTGAATATTAAGGGAATGACAGAGACTGAAATGGGGAGATTAACTAGAGGTAGCGCCATCATTAAAATATTAGTGTCACCGACAAGGCAAAGCGGCAATACCAAGGAAGTCGATGATGTTTAA
- a CDS encoding general secretion pathway protein GspK, translating into MLRARITKQRGVALIQVLLISALVMMLALQISFDTKSQLKLATGYTHKVNAEAQIYSAKSELLYTLITQNHSKQINDDGLVGKWNFYNAPFFIDQVEVRMQDAAGLHSIIASPSSRLAQQLVYLGMPESTAERFSATFLNWQAPVSDWQFGGVTEQELNDLGISPRHGPMQFSSEFEQIIKALLAADNIDESDLISRIKCCFSMYSAGDLNLLTAPEAIWGALVGPDYVERLSAEREMGSLDRASFIGITGWQSQESVGFLSSSTVLIEFKATSGDISQRLKLDVTLQPESSNIPFLIRKRS; encoded by the coding sequence ATGCTTAGAGCTCGAATCACTAAGCAGCGCGGCGTTGCTCTTATCCAAGTTTTATTAATATCTGCTTTGGTTATGATGTTGGCTTTGCAAATTAGTTTTGATACCAAATCACAGCTTAAATTAGCGACAGGATATACCCATAAAGTGAACGCTGAGGCTCAGATATACAGCGCGAAATCTGAACTGCTATATACACTGATTACCCAAAATCATTCTAAACAAATCAATGACGATGGGCTTGTTGGGAAATGGAATTTTTACAATGCCCCTTTTTTTATCGACCAAGTCGAAGTTAGGATGCAAGATGCTGCTGGATTGCACTCTATCATTGCCTCTCCTAGTTCACGTTTAGCTCAGCAGTTAGTTTATTTAGGGATGCCTGAAAGTACGGCAGAGCGTTTTTCAGCTACTTTTCTTAACTGGCAAGCCCCTGTATCGGATTGGCAATTTGGCGGTGTTACGGAGCAAGAGCTTAATGATTTAGGCATAAGTCCAAGGCACGGTCCAATGCAGTTTAGCAGTGAGTTTGAACAAATTATTAAGGCCTTACTCGCAGCCGATAACATAGATGAAAGCGACTTGATATCTCGTATAAAGTGTTGTTTCTCCATGTATTCTGCGGGTGATTTAAATTTACTTACTGCACCTGAAGCTATTTGGGGGGCGTTAGTGGGGCCAGACTACGTAGAGCGGTTATCGGCAGAAAGAGAAATGGGAAGCTTAGATAGGGCCTCGTTTATAGGTATAACAGGATGGCAAAGCCAAGAGTCCGTCGGTTTTCTTAGTAGCTCAACAGTATTGATTGAATTCAAGGCTACTAGTGGAGATATAAGCCAAAGATTAAAGCTTGATGTGACCTTGCAGCCCGAAAGTAGTAACATACCGTTTTTAATTCGAAAACGGTCTTAA
- a CDS encoding PulJ/GspJ family protein yields the protein MKNNKGFSLVEMLVAMVLLTGVISVASFAYSQFSRYWEGSVGRFYDEFYEIRQKNIVRDIIGSVIPYVAYNKNEQSRYYFEGHASGFVGISRNSFSFPGQPAVIRVFSEQNTDFTYELIYQESPMYNSYLTSTTEQVDFTYQITIDEGLQSVAFKYYGVTEEDVGELEQRKLDWFNDYNALVRMTPPERISITWTDNDIEKGWYFELTKPDISLGRFTKGEE from the coding sequence ATGAAAAACAACAAAGGCTTTAGTTTAGTCGAAATGCTAGTGGCTATGGTGCTGCTTACTGGGGTTATTTCTGTTGCCTCATTCGCCTATAGTCAGTTCAGTCGTTATTGGGAAGGCAGCGTAGGTCGGTTTTACGATGAGTTTTACGAAATAAGACAAAAAAATATTGTTCGAGATATTATTGGCTCGGTTATACCCTATGTCGCTTATAATAAAAACGAACAATCAAGGTACTATTTTGAAGGTCATGCCTCCGGTTTTGTTGGCATTAGTCGAAACTCTTTTAGTTTCCCAGGGCAGCCGGCTGTGATAAGAGTATTCAGCGAGCAGAACACAGACTTTACTTATGAACTCATATATCAAGAAAGTCCAATGTATAACTCATACTTAACCAGTACAACTGAGCAAGTTGATTTTACTTACCAAATTACTATTGATGAAGGTTTACAATCAGTAGCATTCAAATACTACGGAGTAACTGAAGAAGATGTTGGTGAGTTAGAGCAACGAAAATTAGACTGGTTTAATGACTATAATGCCCTCGTTCGAATGACCCCCCCGGAAAGAATTTCGATCACATGGACCGATAATGATATCGAAAAAGGCTGGTATTTCGAGCTTACTAAGCCCGACATCTCACTCGGGCGATTCACCAAAGGTGAGGAATAA
- a CDS encoding prepilin-type N-terminal cleavage/methylation domain-containing protein — translation MYKSPVSKGFTLIETLVAALIMFMVLAVSTQLYHSSVVASQKATASLILSGQFEEARILVKNEILRRHNSDAIAFSGQMGDITYEVEAELIASSTRQKVFNPETGNYDQPKNIYKLWDVKLLLINVNSKRTIRYKELSWP, via the coding sequence ATGTATAAGTCTCCAGTAAGCAAAGGCTTCACCTTAATTGAAACTTTAGTTGCTGCACTCATAATGTTTATGGTTTTAGCTGTTAGTACACAGCTATATCACAGCTCTGTGGTTGCCAGTCAAAAGGCTACTGCTTCTCTCATTTTATCAGGCCAATTTGAAGAGGCCCGAATTCTAGTTAAAAACGAAATTTTACGTAGGCATAATTCCGATGCTATTGCGTTTAGTGGACAAATGGGAGATATAACTTACGAGGTTGAAGCTGAACTCATTGCTAGCAGTACCAGGCAAAAAGTGTTTAATCCTGAAACCGGAAATTACGATCAGCCTAAGAATATTTATAAGTTATGGGACGTGAAGTTGCTGCTGATAAATGTCAACTCTAAACGAACAATTAGATATAAAGAACTGTCTTGGCCATGA
- a CDS encoding prepilin-type N-terminal cleavage/methylation domain-containing protein translates to MKSINRGFTLIELLIVLTIGMLAMSLVGGIGLNMMAKVNVHRDWLRLNNVLKEASYQSYLCGCTYQFYFYQNIVTQSHEEASKQYSFDNLEFPEQAVTYYSTGMPDKQILYIKKDGKDMSIDLIDMLLPKS, encoded by the coding sequence GTGAAATCAATTAATAGAGGCTTTACCCTGATCGAGTTATTGATTGTGCTTACTATTGGCATGCTTGCAATGAGCTTAGTGGGGGGGATTGGGCTTAACATGATGGCCAAGGTTAACGTTCATCGAGATTGGTTGAGATTGAATAACGTGTTAAAAGAAGCCAGTTATCAATCATATTTATGCGGTTGTACCTACCAGTTTTATTTTTATCAAAATATAGTAACTCAAAGCCATGAAGAGGCGTCAAAGCAGTATTCTTTTGACAACTTAGAGTTTCCAGAGCAGGCTGTTACTTATTACTCAACCGGTATGCCAGACAAGCAAATTTTGTATATAAAGAAAGATGGAAAAGATATGTCAATTGACCTTATTGATATGTTACTTCCTAAGTCCTAA
- a CDS encoding type II secretion system F family protein has translation MATFKYKAYDSAGNLHQSQLDANDTEQAVKELKALGLNPVKLSELDKSINLFEKKRLTANDIEFFTAELSLLLKSGVKIDRGLDIIRKSKGSLATRNLLEQISTGLKQGENLSDLLAKYPEYFDSLYINLVRMGEATGTLSVVFKNLAEDLKFKKDLKRKTLQALVYPSVIFSVCVLCILFVFNFIVPQLSTLFDNVTNIPSYTMALLGLSDFFVNYQLYLLLGIIFLIMILRYTFKQASGRVKLDRILVYLPLTSGVTILLDRIRFNASLAMMTQSGISIDKAILLALDSVKNSVLKMQLLTAQKRIKEGGKLSEHFSKSLIYPEFYVSLLEVAEESGEMSIAFEEIASRSKTDFESWTAKLTSLLEPVLILFMGGVVGSVVVIMLLSIVSINDFG, from the coding sequence ATGGCTACTTTCAAATATAAAGCTTACGACTCAGCTGGGAATTTACACCAAAGCCAACTAGATGCTAATGACACAGAACAAGCAGTAAAAGAACTAAAAGCTCTTGGTTTAAATCCTGTAAAGCTCTCAGAGCTGGACAAAAGTATTAATTTATTTGAAAAAAAACGCCTTACAGCAAATGATATTGAGTTTTTCACTGCTGAACTCTCTCTACTATTAAAAAGTGGAGTAAAGATTGACCGCGGTTTGGATATTATACGGAAAAGTAAAGGCAGCTTAGCGACCCGTAATCTTTTAGAGCAAATAAGCACGGGGTTAAAACAGGGAGAAAATCTTTCTGATTTGTTAGCTAAGTACCCTGAATACTTTGACTCGCTTTATATTAATTTGGTTCGAATGGGGGAGGCGACAGGTACTTTATCTGTAGTATTTAAAAACTTAGCTGAAGATTTAAAGTTTAAAAAAGACCTTAAAAGAAAGACACTACAAGCATTGGTATACCCGTCTGTGATTTTTAGTGTTTGCGTTTTGTGTATCTTATTTGTTTTTAATTTTATTGTCCCTCAGCTATCAACTCTATTTGACAATGTCACTAATATTCCTAGTTACACTATGGCTTTACTCGGCTTAAGTGATTTTTTCGTGAATTATCAGTTGTATTTACTGCTAGGAATTATTTTTCTGATCATGATATTGAGATATACCTTCAAACAGGCTTCGGGCCGAGTAAAATTAGATCGTATTCTTGTTTACTTACCGTTGACTTCTGGCGTTACTATATTACTAGATCGTATTCGTTTTAATGCGTCTTTGGCTATGATGACACAGTCGGGTATCTCAATAGACAAAGCTATTTTACTTGCCTTAGATAGTGTTAAGAATAGTGTTCTTAAAATGCAGCTGTTAACTGCTCAGAAGCGTATCAAAGAGGGCGGGAAGTTATCTGAGCATTTCTCAAAGTCTTTAATCTACCCAGAGTTTTATGTTTCGTTGCTTGAAGTTGCTGAAGAAAGTGGCGAAATGTCTATTGCTTTTGAAGAAATAGCTAGTCGCTCTAAAACTGATTTTGAATCTTGGACTGCAAAGCTAACCAGCTTACTAGAACCTGTTTTAATACTATTTATGGGTGGAGTCGTCGGTTCGGTAGTTGTCATCATGCTACTTAGCATTGTATCTATTAACGACTTTGGTTAG
- a CDS encoding GspE/PulE family protein encodes MNPSSNSLSYNLLKYGVTEDDLSKATSYQEKFGGRLESILVNLGSLDENSLAPIYSATLGLPLFDDLAANNYEVTFADPVLDTTLLSSERWFLINLGSEQALVTDNPLAIGPLQHVNQLSNKLTVYIATPSQVEDLARNYENYNESPSVAVALDNIEEERLREMASEAPTVNLFNSIISKGLKLGASDIHFEPVNDLYRARVRVDGVLHELEKIPRRLNLPLISRIKILSGMDIAEKRRPQDGKIELKVSGVDLDIRVSSLPLNDGESMVLRLLKKTSISYEIESLGVSSDVLNAIQEDLSKTSGVVLLTGPTGSGKTTTLYTLLNELNDPGVKIITLEDPVEYQLDGVNQVQVNSDIGFDFSAGLRSIVRQDPDVIMLGEIRDKETSRIAMQSALTGHLVFSTVHTNDAPSAFTRLIDLGVEEFLLNAAIVSVIAQRLARKLCSCATLVDDAEQSSLIEKYNLHDIARRFELADIRLRTPVGCDDCGHTGYKGRMAIIEYLRCDRHLAALPKDETFLDAARSYNSSKGFRTLFEDGLYKAVQGYTSIEEVIRVAG; translated from the coding sequence ATGAATCCATCCTCTAACTCATTGAGTTACAACTTACTAAAATATGGTGTAACAGAGGACGACTTATCAAAAGCAACTTCCTATCAAGAAAAGTTTGGGGGAAGGCTTGAGTCGATATTAGTCAATTTAGGTTCCTTGGACGAAAATTCCTTAGCGCCTATATACTCGGCTACACTTGGCCTTCCATTATTTGACGATCTTGCAGCAAATAATTACGAGGTTACATTTGCAGACCCTGTTTTGGATACAACGCTACTTTCATCTGAACGTTGGTTTTTAATAAATCTTGGTTCAGAGCAGGCTCTAGTAACTGATAATCCTCTTGCTATTGGCCCTTTGCAGCATGTAAATCAGCTGTCAAACAAATTGACTGTTTATATTGCTACCCCAAGCCAAGTAGAAGATTTGGCTAGAAATTATGAAAACTATAACGAGTCACCTAGTGTTGCCGTAGCTTTAGACAACATAGAGGAAGAGCGGCTACGTGAAATGGCGAGTGAAGCTCCAACGGTTAACTTATTTAACTCTATTATTTCCAAAGGATTGAAACTTGGAGCGTCAGATATTCATTTCGAGCCAGTTAATGATCTATATAGAGCTAGGGTAAGGGTTGATGGGGTATTGCACGAGTTAGAAAAAATTCCAAGAAGATTAAACTTACCTTTAATATCTCGTATAAAAATCCTTTCCGGCATGGATATCGCTGAGAAACGCAGGCCTCAAGATGGAAAAATTGAGCTAAAGGTTTCAGGCGTAGATTTGGACATTCGGGTCTCATCATTACCACTGAATGATGGCGAGAGTATGGTTTTAAGGTTACTTAAAAAAACCTCCATAAGCTATGAAATTGAGTCTTTGGGCGTATCTAGTGATGTCTTGAATGCTATACAAGAAGATCTGTCTAAAACTTCAGGCGTAGTACTTTTAACCGGTCCAACAGGTAGTGGTAAAACCACCACTCTGTATACGCTGTTGAATGAACTGAATGATCCGGGCGTAAAAATAATTACGCTTGAAGACCCTGTTGAGTACCAACTCGATGGTGTTAATCAAGTTCAAGTTAATTCAGATATTGGCTTTGATTTTTCTGCTGGTTTGAGAAGCATAGTTCGACAAGACCCTGATGTGATTATGCTCGGAGAAATTCGGGATAAAGAGACCTCCAGAATTGCAATGCAATCAGCTCTTACTGGTCACTTGGTATTTAGTACTGTTCACACCAACGATGCGCCAAGTGCTTTTACTAGACTGATAGACCTTGGTGTTGAAGAGTTTTTATTAAACGCCGCTATTGTATCTGTTATCGCCCAACGCTTAGCTAGAAAACTTTGTTCATGCGCGACATTAGTCGATGATGCAGAACAGTCATCATTGATCGAAAAATATAACTTACATGATATCGCCCGTCGTTTTGAATTAGCCGATATTCGTTTACGCACTCCTGTTGGCTGTGACGATTGTGGCCATACTGGCTATAAAGGAAGAATGGCAATTATCGAGTATTTAAGATGTGACCGTCATTTGGCCGCTTTGCCTAAAGATGAAACTTTTCTTGACGCCGCTCGTAGCTATAACTCTTCTAAGGGCTTTCGTACATTGTTTGAGGATGGTTTATATAAGGCTGTTCAGGGTTATACGAGTATAGAAGAAGTGATAAGGGTTGCAGGCTAA
- the gspG gene encoding type II secretion system major pseudopilin GspG — protein MSNKVFSKGFTLIELLIVIVILGLLMSLVAPAMFSKVGSSKQKTASAQMQMLSTSLDTYLLDTGYYPEKLEELRSSTAPGWDGPYLPRDIPLDPWGNHYIYSSPGPDGLPYSLKTFGRDGKEGGTGEDEDIVFQ, from the coding sequence ATGAGTAATAAGGTTTTTTCAAAAGGTTTTACTCTAATTGAATTATTAATAGTAATAGTTATTTTGGGCTTGTTAATGTCTTTAGTTGCTCCTGCTATGTTTTCAAAAGTCGGTTCATCTAAACAAAAAACAGCATCAGCTCAAATGCAAATGCTTTCTACCTCTCTTGACACCTATCTTTTAGACACGGGCTATTACCCTGAAAAGTTAGAAGAGCTTAGGAGTTCAACAGCGCCAGGATGGGATGGTCCTTATTTACCTAGAGACATTCCACTAGACCCATGGGGAAATCATTACATTTATAGCTCACCGGGGCCGGATGGTTTACCTTATTCCCTTAAGACCTTCGGTAGAGATGGTAAAGAAGGTGGAACAGGTGAAGATGAGGATATTGTATTTCAATGA
- the wecA gene encoding UDP-N-acetylglucosamine--undecaprenyl-phosphate N-acetylglucosaminephosphotransferase, with protein MSTFCVSMLVAFLGSYASIKLLKPFAVKLQLVDVPNERKVHVGAVPLIGGISVYIGFILSLQVMNYANQFSLHYFVLASAGILLVGIADDKCDLSVRVRMFCQLMAASVMMFASGQKIDSLGNILLFGDIHLYWFATPFTYLAIVGAINAFNMVDGIDGLIGGLTFSSMFSLAVLFYANGDTAHTWVALALLMSLIPYLLFNLARADNPKRTKIFMGDAGSMFIGLTVVWLLAIGSQGENKAFQPVTALWVIAIPLMDMLSVMIRRIRKGTSPFKAGRDHLHHIFMRAKFSSRQTLSIITALSFVFSAIGIGMDLLNVPEWFMFISFIILFLVYNFVLIHIWRVLVVIRAFKLKFSKFKKEVDF; from the coding sequence ATGTCAACTTTTTGTGTGTCAATGCTTGTTGCATTTTTAGGTAGTTATGCCTCAATTAAGTTACTTAAACCCTTTGCAGTTAAATTACAATTAGTTGATGTGCCTAATGAGCGTAAAGTTCATGTCGGAGCTGTTCCTTTAATCGGAGGGATATCTGTTTATATAGGTTTTATACTGTCTCTCCAAGTTATGAATTATGCAAATCAGTTTTCGTTACATTACTTTGTGTTGGCTTCTGCTGGCATATTGTTGGTTGGAATTGCTGATGATAAATGTGATCTTAGTGTTAGAGTAAGGATGTTCTGCCAACTTATGGCCGCAAGTGTGATGATGTTTGCAAGTGGTCAAAAAATCGATTCCTTAGGAAATATATTATTATTTGGTGATATTCATTTATATTGGTTTGCTACGCCTTTTACTTATTTGGCAATAGTTGGTGCTATCAATGCATTTAATATGGTCGATGGTATTGATGGACTAATTGGTGGCTTAACCTTTTCTTCTATGTTTTCCTTAGCGGTGTTGTTTTATGCGAATGGTGATACGGCCCATACTTGGGTTGCTTTAGCCTTGCTAATGTCTTTAATTCCTTATCTTCTATTTAATTTGGCTCGAGCAGATAACCCTAAGCGAACCAAAATATTTATGGGAGACGCTGGGTCGATGTTTATTGGCTTAACAGTAGTCTGGTTACTTGCAATCGGCAGTCAAGGCGAGAATAAGGCCTTTCAGCCGGTGACAGCGTTGTGGGTGATAGCTATACCGTTAATGGATATGTTAAGTGTTATGATTCGCAGAATTCGTAAAGGTACATCTCCGTTTAAAGCTGGTCGAGATCATTTACATCATATCTTTATGAGAGCAAAGTTTAGCTCTCGTCAAACTCTTTCTATCATTACAGCTCTTAGTTTTGTGTTTAGTGCAATCGGTATAGGAATGGATCTGTTAAATGTACCCGAATGGTTTATGTTTATTAGTTTTATCATTCTTTTTTTAGTATATAATTTTGTATTAATTCACATCTGGCGAGTTTTAGTAGTGATTAGAGCGTTTAAACTAAAATTTTCCAAGTTTAAAAAGGAAGTCGATTTCTAA
- a CDS encoding Wzz/FepE/Etk N-terminal domain-containing protein, whose product MTNISIDTDATIYQQKQIINNEDVFDLSLIVEKLWAGKIVILLTALAFSLAATFYAIKLPNVYRSSVLLAPTENASDNLGGMASQLGGLASFAGLNLNGSNAIDKTTLSLEVLRSRLFISSFVEKHSLKADIMAPLLWDFDNGELIYNAELYDEKNGVWVRKVDFPLKAEPSNQEIHEVFLKNMLEVSKNKDTGLITLSISHISPIIAQLIVSELVVDINSTMKSRTIEETQNNINYLQTQLDKTAVSQMQNVFYQLIEEQTKTMMLAEANDSYVFSVVDPAVIPEIKSSPNRALICILGAILGIVLGIVLILLHGVFSYLKSLSKEGN is encoded by the coding sequence ATGACGAATATATCCATAGATACGGACGCAACAATTTATCAACAAAAACAAATCATTAATAATGAAGATGTATTTGATTTATCGTTAATCGTTGAGAAGTTATGGGCTGGAAAAATTGTAATTTTGTTAACCGCACTTGCCTTTAGTTTGGCGGCAACATTCTATGCAATTAAGTTACCTAATGTATACCGGTCAAGCGTGTTATTAGCTCCCACAGAAAACGCAAGTGATAACCTCGGTGGAATGGCATCACAGTTGGGTGGGTTAGCTTCATTTGCAGGTTTAAATCTCAATGGTTCAAATGCAATAGACAAGACCACGCTTTCTTTAGAAGTTCTACGTTCAAGGTTGTTTATATCTAGCTTCGTTGAGAAGCATAGTCTAAAAGCAGATATAATGGCTCCTCTCCTGTGGGATTTCGATAATGGCGAGTTAATCTACAATGCAGAGCTATACGATGAAAAAAATGGTGTCTGGGTAAGAAAGGTCGATTTTCCGTTAAAGGCTGAACCTAGTAATCAAGAAATACACGAAGTATTTCTTAAAAATATGCTGGAAGTATCTAAAAATAAAGACACTGGCTTAATTACACTATCTATTTCGCATATTTCGCCCATTATCGCTCAGCTTATTGTATCTGAGTTAGTGGTTGATATTAACTCTACGATGAAATCAAGAACCATTGAAGAAACTCAAAATAATATTAATTATTTGCAGACGCAACTTGATAAAACAGCTGTCTCGCAAATGCAAAATGTTTTTTATCAACTTATTGAAGAGCAAACGAAAACGATGATGTTAGCAGAGGCTAATGATAGTTATGTTTTTAGTGTTGTTGACCCAGCCGTTATTCCTGAAATAAAGTCCAGCCCTAATCGAGCATTAATCTGTATATTGGGCGCAATATTAGGCATCGTTTTAGGAATTGTGCTTATTTTGTTACATGGCGTATTTAGCTACCTTAAATCGTTATCGAAAGAGGGCAATTGA